The segment GAAAGccttttagtaataaaaaagaaatttatgttatCTAGCATTAGAGTGAATgggtgatatttttttatttataagtatattatagttttagaatggtattttttggttttgaatTCATGATACTTtatgaaaaagataaataaaatgtttaaagatattccaattgtttagtttaaaagagTTGTATATCAATGTATACATCCACTCAGAGACCCATGGTATTTAAGATTGGTCATTGACAAATAGAATactcttaattgtttttatcGTGAAAAGGTTTCGTACGCAAAATAAAGTCTTAatggtatacgcacaattgggacgaacgacgaatttcgtatAGCACGACGAACTAGTCGACAACAATTCGTTGCGTAAATTCGTCAAATGGAACACAAACAAATTATTCGTACTgcgaattcgtttcaaaatttgttctaaattggaaaaagtaacaaaattatatttttgtttatctccacgattttgagataattttaacagctttaaaatttattcgaatattatttcgaaattggaaaatgtaagaaattggcCTCGAAAGGAACTAAAATTATAATCcccaattttgagattattttaacagcttcaaCATTTTTTGGAAcattatttcgaattttcgaacttaattttaaatattccaacataTTATTGTAGTGTCATCGAATGTACTCCAAACTgacaaatttcagaaaatttgcgCCAACAGaactggttttaaaaatttttcgaacttaagtttgaattttcgaaaattttatttttagtttttatgacccagagattattttaagagcataccaaatttttcgaacataacttcgaattttcgaatatatcttcgaatattcgaacataatattgtattgtcatttTAGAAAATTCGTGCTACCGGAATTGGTCTTATAACAATTTTCCCCaattaattcgtcgttcgtctgcgtaagaaatagaaataaacctgTCGTTACGTATGACGAATTTCGTCATACGCATTGATTGTgttaattttcatatactttagtgtgttctatatctgacgacgaaaattcgttccgaaaaaatcgtcgttcgtcccaattgtgcgtatagcatAATTTTGTCTaatagacaaaaataaaattaaaaaagtaacgaaaattaaaataaaaattgcaaacacaattttatataaaaacttttaaaataatgtagaaaatatatattttttaataaattattgacaACACTGATAGTGAAAACTCTGAACATGCTACACTAACAGCTGTAACCCACACTGAACACATCACAcgttattataaacaaaatttttttcctaaaaccacaaacaaaacaactttctttttcataaaaaaagaaatagaaaaacatattataattctaaacataaaactaaaatttaacttcTTAAAATGGGTGCAGATAACAAATCGAATCTTAAAAAATGTGGTGAAATACTTATTaacttgaaaaagaaaaataaaaaatcgaaaacttaTACTTTTCATTGTTCATTTTGTGAGACATCATGGgatcaaatgaaaaaattttccatGCATTTGGAAGAGTTACATTTAGAACATTTCGAAGAGGAATCTAACGAGCTACCCATGATATATGAGCcagaaattaaaattgaaacacCTATTGAAAGTAAAATACCAGAAATTGAAGATAAAACATTGCTGACAGAAATTGTCAAAGAAGATCCCTTAGAAACAGAAGCTGCAAATATTAGCGGGACATCAGATGATAATGAATACTCTGGGGTACAGGTTAAAGATGAAGAGGAGGGAGATGATAatgatacaaatattaaaacggAGGATATTTTTGATAATGATTCGGATGACAATGATGAGGATTATAAACCATTTAAAGATGTAGGCATTTGTTGTAAAACCTTTATAggtatttaaaaagaattaatatatgaaattttatttacaggATGACAGTTCGTCATCAGGCGAGGAGAGAGTAGAGGAATCAAATGATAATGATTCTGAGgtacataattattaaatttaacagaCTATTTTCATTAGATATTCAGAAAAGATACAACAATTAACACTATACATACCTCTTTATATCCATAGTCCAAAGAAGAGCCCAAAAAGTTAAGAAAACGTcgtaaaataaaactcaaacttAAACGCCACAAATCAAATAGAATCTTACCCGAATTGGCTGAAGACTCGGAGGAAAAAGATTTGAATATTGCGTTATTGCAAGCTTTTGAGAAAAAACCTTATCTATGGgacttaaaagaaaaatcaaaagatgAAGCTAAATGTCAGAATGGTTATGAAGAAATAGCAAATGAAATTAACGAGCAACTATCTACGAATATTACTTGGGAATTTGCCAAAAATCGCATAAACAATATGCGTTTTGAGTATTCATATCAAATTGAAAAACAACATAATGGTGAAGATTTTAAATTGCCCTGGTATATtgaacatataaaatatttgcagcAAAATATTCAATCTTTAACAAAGGACAGGGTAAGttgcatttaaaaaatacttttgtaaaatttcatgttaattgttaattataatttattttcagataaaaaagaaacgttttgtaagtataaataaacaaatattttcatattgcttttaatttgaaaagttacaaattcaataaaattctctatggattaaaaaaaacaccatAAAGAATGTGCGTATATGGCAACATTTCACATAATCTTAAACtcaatattttaaagtatagttttaggcgctcatatttaaaaataccatAAAGAATGTACTTATATGGCAACATTTCACATAATCTTAAACtcaatattttaaagtatagttttaggcgctcatatttataaaatatttatattctgcAATTCATCTGCTTAAGAAATGTATTGAAcattaattcatatttttaatagattttgatGGTGGATTTGCAAAAGTTGCTAGTACCATTGATGCTAGATTTATACTAAATACTTGGAACCAATTGGGTCCTTTAGAAGTAGTTTAATAACAGTTTCATtgtgttaaaaagttataatttctttaaaataaactattggaAAGGACTTAATgaggaaaagaaaatatatattgagtCTTTTTCTTagtagttttaaatatattctagACAATTATACCCATCATTACTCACAAATaacttatgtttgtttttttttcttaaacttttttaatttagaaaaacataAAGGAATCACATTTACCTATAATAATAGAGCTCTACAAGAAATACGAAGATTTGTGGCAGGTAAATAGTGTATTTTTTGGTATCACCACAAGGCGAGATGAAATATTTACCAAGATACAGGAAGAGCTGAAATTAAATTGGAATATTGATTTAACATTTGAGCGCTTAAGAAATCATATACAATACATTAATCGTCTGTACTCCAAAGATAAGGAACAACAGTTAAAATGCCAACTAGAGAAATCCGAGTTTACAGCAAACTCCAAATACTACAATGATCTGTCATTTCTTAGCGATTGCCAGGGGCCATTTATGTGTCCTCAttgtaatgaaattattaaaaaatatgaaaactatcATATACATGTGTCAGAGCACACCAATACCAGACCATTTAAATGTCCCTTATGTGAATTggcttttaaaaagtttgataCTTGTGTATCGCATGTTAAACGTCACCTGAGCGAGAATAGTTTTCGTTGTGATTTATGTGGTAAAGGTTATCCTAAAAAATCAGAATTGGATCGACATTTAATTTATCATACGGGCGAAAAACCATTCCTATGTCAAATATGTGGTGCTGGTTTTCGCACGAGTCGTGATCATGACAATCATATTCGTCGGCATGAGAATCGTTTTCGTTACGAATGTCACATCTGTAAAATGGGCTTTAATCACTTGCATACGCTAAACGATCACGTTAAATCACATCTGAATGTACgtgatattttatgtaatatatgCGGTAAAGGATTCACAGCAACGAGATATTTAAATAATCACAAATTAATACATGAagataaaaaacattataaatgtcACTTTTGTGGAAAAGAATTTGCCCAGGGCGCTGGATTGCGGGCACATCGTAAACTTCATAAGGGTTATATACCAGCTCCAGCAGTTGCAGTTCAAGCGAAAAGAGTGAAAAAAGAGTCTATTttggaataaaagaaaaataacctATATGTTTCGAAACGTAtggaatattttaatgtttatggaCGGCATTACATATTTCACACTTGTATAATTATTAAGGGTGGTACAAATATAAGTTTCCTTTTAATCAATGAAATAAACATACACTATACTAAACTGTAACTTGATTAagtagaatatatgtatatggaatGTTCAGGTCAGGTGTGACCTGACTGTCCTGTCGGTTCaatttttcatgttattgtTAGTGGTTGCCAGTTATGGCttgtgaatgaatgaataagcCATTAAGTACTCACAAGGAAAAATATTCCCACAGTGATCatgttttccaaaaaaactCACAACTTCCAGCActattgcattatttaaaattgatccAAATGTAAAGCTCTCTTTTTTGATCtggtaataaaaattaagaatagaACTGTAGGagtcaaaataatataataacataaaatatactTGTAATTGCACCACCCTGTATACTTTCAGAGAAAATCTtatatttcacttttatttataactgCTATGTAAAAGGcttttttgtccaaaaattttagttaatctttaatttctataaaaaaaaaataagttatatcGATCTAGATATTGCAAGGCACGATTATACAATTACACGATTACAATTACACATTCCAACACAGTTTTAACACAGAGACCAAATGATGACATACTAAACTGTATGAACTATTCTTACGACACGGTAGCTTCAACACCTGAAGTGACGGAGATGCCGGATACTGATTCAGCGGTCAAAAATCATTTAGAAATATACACATTGCTCTGGATtcgacatttttaaaattttgttggtctgttttattttaaattataaatgtatgtaataaaaattttgtaaaatgattttaatgttaaattatacatataattgCAAATAAAGGAATAGTTTCAAagtaaaatacaacatttaaatattatagtaGTGTAAATCTAATATAATGTATGTGTATACATACAGTGTGAACCAGGTTATGAGGTtaatgaagccaacagcatccaaagacctggttcacactgtgaaacttttgattttgtgtgtgagagaaagtgaTGGTTGAAATTTCTTTccctcacacacaaaaatcaaaagttttccgaAAAAAGATTCCCAGTATGAACCAGGTCAAATAtacaaaaccaaatacatatatatttgacctggttcacactg is part of the Lucilia cuprina isolate Lc7/37 chromosome 3, ASM2204524v1, whole genome shotgun sequence genome and harbors:
- the LOC111685546 gene encoding zinc finger protein 679-like, whose translation is MGADNKSNLKKCGEILINLKKKNKKSKTYTFHCSFCETSWDQMKKFSMHLEELHLEHFEEESNELPMIYEPEIKIETPIESKIPEIEDKTLLTEIVKEDPLETEAANISGTSDDNEYSGVQVKDEEEGDDNDTNIKTEDIFDNDSDDNDEDYKPFKDDDSSSSGEERVEESNDNDSESKEEPKKLRKRRKIKLKLKRHKSNRILPELAEDSEEKDLNIALLQAFEKKPYLWDLKEKSKDEAKCQNGYEEIANEINEQLSTNITWEFAKNRINNMRFEYSYQIEKQHNGEDFKLPWYIEHIKYLQQNIQSLTKDRIKKKRFKNIKESHLPIIIELYKKYEDLWQVNSVFFGITTRRDEIFTKIQEELKLNWNIDLTFERLRNHIQYINRLYSKDKEQQLKCQLEKSEFTANSKYYNDLSFLSDCQGPFMCPHCNEIIKKYENYHIHVSEHTNTRPFKCPLCELAFKKFDTCVSHVKRHLSENSFRCDLCGKGYPKKSELDRHLIYHTGEKPFLCQICGAGFRTSRDHDNHIRRHENRFRYECHICKMGFNHLHTLNDHVKSHLNVRDILCNICGKGFTATRYLNNHKLIHEDKKHYKCHFCGKEFAQGAGLRAHRKLHKGYIPAPAVAVQAKRVKKESILE